From a region of the Microbacterium sp. nov. GSS16 genome:
- a CDS encoding FAD-dependent oxidoreductase, with the protein MRKSRTVISAFLALRQRVLAVLGGISMYRLVLFALAGLAVIALGLSLAGLVGPTAGEILASFAALAVSISVVDAVAQRVLRLPWRIESSLVTALILLFVLQPSLTPAGLAGTALAGVLASLSKYLIAWRGRHILNPAAFGAAVVTILGLGTFSAWWVGTPWLAPFVALSGLLVLWRTEKVRLVLLFLVAAIVVSVLRQAVQAQLFGFGLDLDLGGALVFTLTQAPYLFLGAFMLSEPLTLPPRRWQQYSVAAVVGVLAGWPIPVGSLFTLGQERALLIGNLLAFAFALRSSVRLVLTGRTFVTPTAQELTFRTKGRLRFIAGQYLELEVPHRNPDARGTRREFSIVSAPADLPTLRIAYKDGDQKHPSSYKRALKAAEPGAVLAVTGTWGDFVLPRGRTPVLMVAAGIGVTPFVSQLRQLRATGAERDVVLVYVASESAELAFRDELAATGVRTIVFTRDEPTDLPPHWTWAQGIRLDAPGLQRVVPDLAARHAYISGPPRLIADLAPALQKARAVTTDAFAGY; encoded by the coding sequence ATGCGGAAGAGTAGAACGGTGATCTCTGCGTTCCTCGCCCTGCGGCAGCGTGTGCTGGCAGTCCTCGGCGGCATCTCGATGTATCGGCTCGTGCTCTTCGCCCTCGCGGGACTGGCGGTGATCGCGCTCGGGCTCTCGCTGGCGGGGCTGGTGGGACCGACGGCGGGCGAGATCCTGGCATCCTTCGCCGCACTCGCCGTGTCGATCTCGGTGGTCGACGCGGTGGCGCAGCGCGTCCTGCGGCTGCCGTGGCGCATCGAGTCGTCACTGGTCACCGCGCTCATCCTGCTGTTCGTGCTGCAGCCTTCCCTCACCCCGGCGGGCCTGGCGGGAACGGCACTCGCCGGCGTGCTTGCGAGCCTGTCGAAGTATCTGATCGCCTGGCGCGGGCGCCACATCCTCAATCCCGCGGCGTTCGGCGCCGCTGTCGTGACCATCCTCGGCCTCGGCACGTTCTCGGCCTGGTGGGTGGGCACGCCGTGGCTCGCGCCGTTCGTCGCGCTGAGCGGTCTGCTCGTGCTGTGGCGCACCGAGAAGGTGCGGCTGGTGCTGCTCTTCCTCGTCGCAGCGATCGTCGTCTCGGTGCTGCGCCAGGCGGTGCAGGCGCAGCTGTTCGGCTTCGGGCTCGATCTCGATCTGGGGGGTGCCCTCGTCTTCACCCTCACACAGGCGCCCTACCTCTTCCTCGGCGCGTTCATGCTCTCCGAGCCCCTCACTCTGCCGCCGCGGCGCTGGCAGCAGTACAGCGTCGCGGCTGTGGTGGGCGTGCTCGCCGGCTGGCCGATCCCGGTCGGCTCGCTGTTCACACTCGGTCAGGAGCGCGCTCTGCTGATCGGCAACCTTCTCGCGTTCGCCTTCGCGCTGCGCAGCTCGGTGCGGCTCGTGCTGACCGGGCGGACCTTCGTCACCCCGACCGCCCAGGAGCTCACGTTCCGCACCAAGGGGCGACTGCGCTTCATCGCCGGGCAGTACCTCGAGCTCGAGGTGCCGCATCGAAATCCGGATGCCAGGGGCACCCGTCGCGAGTTCAGCATCGTGTCGGCGCCCGCCGACCTGCCCACCCTTCGCATCGCGTACAAGGACGGCGATCAGAAGCATCCTTCGAGCTACAAGCGTGCGCTGAAGGCCGCCGAGCCCGGTGCGGTCCTGGCCGTGACCGGCACCTGGGGCGACTTCGTGCTGCCCCGCGGACGCACGCCGGTGCTCATGGTCGCCGCGGGCATCGGGGTGACCCCATTCGTCTCGCAGCTGCGCCAGCTGCGGGCCACGGGGGCCGAGCGTGACGTCGTGCTCGTCTACGTGGCCTCGGAGTCCGCCGAGCTCGCCTTCCGCGACGAGCTCGCCGCGACCGGGGTCCGCACGATCGTCTTCACCCGCGACGAGCCGACCGATCTGCCGCCGCACTGGACGTGGGCGCAGGGCATCCGACTCGACGCCCCTGGCCTGCAGCGCGTGGTTCCCGACCTCGCCGCCCGGCACGCGTACATCTCCGGACCGCCGCGCCTCATCGCCGATCTTGCACCGGCGCTGCAGAAGGCGCGCGCCGTCACGACCGACGCGTTCGCCGGCTACTGA
- a CDS encoding sensor histidine kinase has product MLPHPLSLQARLMAAVIGFVSLILVIVAIITSATLGKTLEDDLQRKLDATSNVTTALVTSRADAAERRGEPLTAEDAVSGGIVQTGSLMLAVLPPSAPASGVIVTPESRRTLPARDLLTITAALQSAKSATVTLHDVGSFRVTADRTDNDVVVITGLPRAEVQHTMTSLFTVIALATLGGLILLAITTALTISMGLRPLRAVAATASRVAGQPLDRGEVRITERVPDYEADPRTEVGRVGEALNTLLDHVDSSLSARQRNEERMRRFVADASHELRTPLASIRGYSELSLRALRQSQDAPTVEDTTSALERIQAQSLRMTRLVEDLLLLARLDEGAELVHGEVDLSQLAVEALADAQPTGPGHHWQLETPGEPVIVAGDVGRLHQVVGNLLANARTHTPEGTTITLSVAATPAGAELRVHDDGPGIDPAVREELFARFARGDVSRARQTGGTGLGLAIAKAIVEGHGGTITVESTPGDTSFTVRLPRGEQTSQSAPSATGQSAPEPSTPAQTAPPHRHPDQ; this is encoded by the coding sequence ATGCTCCCCCACCCGCTCAGCCTGCAGGCGCGGCTGATGGCCGCGGTGATCGGGTTCGTCTCGCTCATCCTCGTCATCGTCGCGATCATCACCAGCGCGACTCTGGGCAAGACCCTCGAGGACGACCTGCAGAGAAAGCTCGACGCGACCTCGAACGTGACGACGGCGCTGGTCACCAGCCGGGCCGACGCGGCGGAGCGGCGCGGCGAGCCGCTCACCGCCGAAGATGCCGTCAGCGGCGGCATCGTGCAGACCGGAAGCCTGATGCTGGCCGTGCTGCCCCCGAGCGCTCCCGCGTCGGGAGTGATCGTCACCCCCGAGTCCCGCCGCACGCTGCCGGCCCGCGACCTGCTCACGATCACCGCCGCACTGCAGAGCGCCAAGTCCGCGACGGTGACGCTGCACGACGTCGGCTCGTTCCGGGTGACGGCCGACCGCACCGACAACGATGTGGTGGTGATCACCGGCCTTCCCCGCGCCGAGGTGCAGCACACCATGACATCGCTGTTCACGGTCATCGCCCTGGCGACCCTGGGCGGGCTGATCCTGCTCGCCATCACGACCGCGCTCACCATCAGCATGGGGCTGCGCCCGCTGCGCGCAGTCGCAGCGACCGCATCGCGCGTCGCCGGACAGCCGCTCGATCGCGGAGAGGTGCGCATCACCGAGCGCGTGCCCGACTACGAAGCCGATCCGCGCACGGAGGTGGGCCGGGTGGGAGAGGCGCTGAACACCCTGCTCGACCACGTCGACTCGTCGCTCTCGGCGCGCCAGCGCAACGAGGAGCGCATGCGGCGGTTCGTGGCGGATGCCAGTCACGAGCTGCGCACGCCGCTCGCGTCGATCCGCGGGTACTCGGAGCTGTCGCTGCGGGCGCTGCGGCAGTCGCAGGATGCACCGACCGTCGAGGACACCACGTCTGCGCTCGAGCGCATCCAGGCGCAGTCTCTGCGGATGACGCGGCTCGTCGAGGATCTGCTTCTGCTCGCCAGACTCGATGAGGGCGCCGAGCTCGTGCACGGCGAGGTCGACCTGTCGCAGCTCGCCGTGGAGGCCCTCGCCGACGCGCAGCCCACGGGGCCTGGCCACCACTGGCAGCTGGAGACCCCCGGCGAGCCCGTGATCGTGGCCGGCGATGTCGGCCGCCTGCATCAGGTGGTCGGCAATCTGCTCGCCAACGCCCGAACGCACACGCCCGAGGGCACGACCATCACGCTCTCGGTGGCGGCCACACCCGCCGGCGCCGAGCTGCGGGTGCACGACGACGGGCCAGGCATCGATCCGGCGGTGCGCGAGGAGCTGTTCGCCCGCTTCGCCCGGGGCGATGTCTCCAGAGCGCGGCAGACCGGCGGCACGGGCCTCGGACTCGCGATAGCGAAGGCGATCGTGGAAGGCCATGGCGGCACCATCACTGTCGAGAGCACGCCGGGCGACACGTCGTTCACCGTCCGGCTGCCGCGCGGTGAGCAGACGTCGCAATCCGCGCCGTCGGCAACCGGGCAGTCCGCACCGGAGCCGTCGACCCCGGCGCAGACGGCGCCGCCGCACAGGCATCCGGATCAGTAG
- a CDS encoding response regulator transcription factor: MSTEHPDLRRPDGTPLRILAVDDEPMLTDLLSMALRMEGWEVRTAASGLEALQVARDFEPDALVLDVMMPDLDGMSVLRRLRESGNLVPVVFLTAKDAVADRIAGLTAGGDDYVTKPFSLEEVIARLRAVIRRSGQGQTDDEQSILRVADLSLNEDSHEVLRAGDEIELTATEFELLRFLMRNERRVLSKAQILDRVWSYDFGGKSSVVELYISYLRKKIDAGRTPLLHTVRGVGYMIKSPQ; encoded by the coding sequence ATGAGCACCGAGCACCCAGACCTCCGCCGTCCTGACGGAACACCGTTGCGCATCCTCGCGGTCGACGACGAGCCGATGCTCACCGATCTGCTCTCGATGGCGCTGCGCATGGAGGGCTGGGAGGTGCGCACCGCCGCCTCGGGCCTGGAGGCTCTGCAGGTCGCCCGCGATTTCGAACCGGATGCCCTGGTGCTCGATGTGATGATGCCCGATCTCGACGGCATGAGCGTGCTGCGCCGGCTGAGGGAATCGGGCAACCTCGTGCCCGTGGTCTTCCTCACCGCGAAGGACGCCGTCGCCGACCGCATCGCCGGGCTCACGGCGGGCGGCGACGACTACGTCACCAAGCCGTTCAGCCTCGAAGAGGTGATCGCCCGCCTGCGGGCGGTGATCCGCCGCTCGGGCCAAGGTCAGACCGACGACGAGCAGTCGATCCTGCGTGTCGCCGACCTGTCGCTCAACGAGGACAGCCACGAGGTCCTCCGCGCAGGCGACGAGATCGAGCTCACCGCCACCGAGTTCGAGCTGCTGCGCTTTCTGATGCGTAACGAGCGCCGCGTGCTGTCGAAGGCGCAGATCCTCGATCGGGTGTGGAGCTACGACTTCGGCGGCAAGTCGTCGGTGGTCGAGCTGTACATCTCGTACCTGCGCAAGAAGATCGACGCCGGCCGCACCCCGCTGCTACACACCGTGCGCGGCGTCGGCTACATGATCAAGTCACCGCAGTAG
- the gndA gene encoding NADP-dependent phosphogluconate dehydrogenase translates to MGSNLARNLASREGNTVAVLNRSRAKTDELVALHADAGFVPTFSYEEFAASLQKPRTAIIMVKAGLGTDAVIDELVRVFEPGDIIVDGGNAYFPDTIRREKAVRETGINFVGAGISGGEEGALNGPSIMPGGSDESWVTLGPILESIAAVAEGEPCVTHVGHGGAGHFVKMVHNGIEYADMQLIAEAYDLIRRGTGKTPAEIADIFAEWNTGELESYLIEITAEVLRQIDAETGKPLVDVIVDQAGAKGTGAWTVQTALALGVPVSGIAEATFARSLSSHPEQRAVAAHLPGPDGEFTVDDAEAFIEDVRLALYASKIVAYSQGFDEIRAGAAEYGWSIDLGAVAKIWRAGCIIRAQFLNRIAEAYAGEPDLPALLTAPYFAEALSRGQAAWRRVVIAAAQSGIPAPAFSSSLSYYDGIRAERLPAALIQGQRDFFGAHTYRRIDKDGTFHTLWSGDRTEVPAVDTH, encoded by the coding sequence ATGGGTTCGAACCTGGCCCGCAACCTCGCCAGCCGCGAGGGCAACACGGTCGCGGTGCTGAACCGCTCGCGGGCGAAGACCGACGAGCTGGTCGCGCTGCATGCCGATGCCGGGTTCGTGCCCACCTTCTCGTACGAGGAGTTCGCCGCGTCGCTGCAGAAGCCGCGTACGGCGATCATCATGGTCAAGGCGGGCCTGGGCACCGACGCGGTGATCGACGAGCTGGTGCGGGTGTTCGAGCCGGGCGACATCATCGTCGACGGCGGCAACGCATACTTCCCCGACACCATCCGCCGCGAGAAGGCGGTGCGCGAGACGGGCATCAACTTCGTCGGCGCGGGCATCTCGGGTGGCGAGGAGGGCGCTCTGAACGGTCCGTCGATCATGCCGGGAGGCTCGGACGAGTCGTGGGTGACCCTCGGCCCGATCCTGGAGTCGATCGCTGCGGTCGCCGAGGGCGAGCCGTGCGTGACGCACGTCGGCCACGGCGGCGCCGGGCACTTCGTGAAGATGGTGCACAACGGCATCGAGTACGCCGACATGCAGCTCATCGCCGAGGCGTACGACCTGATCCGTCGCGGCACCGGCAAGACCCCCGCCGAGATCGCCGACATCTTCGCCGAGTGGAACACCGGCGAGCTGGAGTCGTACCTCATCGAGATCACCGCCGAGGTGCTGCGCCAGATCGACGCCGAGACCGGCAAGCCCCTCGTCGACGTGATCGTCGACCAGGCGGGCGCCAAGGGCACCGGCGCATGGACGGTGCAGACCGCGCTCGCGCTCGGCGTGCCCGTCTCCGGCATCGCCGAGGCGACCTTCGCCCGCTCGCTCTCCTCGCACCCCGAGCAGCGCGCCGTGGCCGCGCACCTGCCCGGCCCCGACGGCGAGTTCACCGTCGACGACGCCGAGGCCTTCATCGAGGACGTGCGCCTGGCGCTGTACGCGTCGAAGATCGTCGCGTACTCGCAGGGCTTCGACGAGATCCGCGCCGGTGCCGCCGAGTACGGCTGGAGCATCGACCTGGGCGCCGTGGCGAAGATCTGGCGGGCCGGCTGCATCATCCGCGCGCAGTTCCTGAACCGCATCGCCGAGGCGTATGCCGGTGAACCCGACCTGCCGGCCCTGCTCACCGCGCCTTACTTCGCCGAGGCGCTCTCCCGCGGCCAGGCCGCGTGGCGCCGCGTCGTCATCGCCGCCGCCCAGTCGGGCATCCCGGCTCCGGCGTTCTCGTCGTCACTGTCGTACTACGACGGCATCCGCGCCGAACGCCTGCCCGCCGCCCTCATCCAGGGTCAGCGCGACTTCTTCGGCGCGCACACCTACCGCCGCATCGACAAGGACGGCACCTTCCACACCCTGTGGTCGGGTGACCGCACCGAGGTCCCCGCGGTCGACACCCACTGA
- a CDS encoding GntP family permease, translated as MEDWTQTLTAGPLLLIAGGAIALILVLIIGFKLHAFLTLVIVSLLTAIVAGIPIDQVVPVALGGFGSTLASVALLVGLGAMLGRLIEHSGGAHALADRFVRVFGEKRAPFALGVASLILGFPMFFDAGLIMMLPIIFAVARRVSGNNVLLYGFPAAAAFSVMHVFLPPHPGPVTASAAYEANIGLVLLVGLVVALPVWYLSGYLWGKFVGSRWILPVPSLFGSEDRDQPSNPPKVSTIIMLLLLPMLLIFLNTGLTTLGSAGVIDSTELWAQSLIFIGQSPVALTITVLVALVALGWRRGEHGTALEKIVDSSLGPICSVVLITGAGGMFGGVLRSSGIGEALSDTLSGVGLPVIVAAYLIAVVLRVAQGSATVALVTAAGLIAPAVLGGDFNPLEVVAITLATAAGSVFASHVNDSGFWLVGRLMGMDVKTTLKTWTVQQTIQSVLAFAVVLVVYLLASLF; from the coding sequence ATGGAAGACTGGACCCAGACTCTGACCGCAGGGCCCCTGCTGCTCATCGCCGGCGGCGCGATCGCCCTGATCCTGGTGCTGATCATCGGCTTCAAGCTGCATGCGTTTCTCACCCTCGTGATCGTCTCGCTGCTCACCGCCATCGTGGCGGGCATCCCGATCGATCAGGTGGTGCCGGTCGCGCTCGGCGGGTTCGGCAGCACCCTTGCGAGTGTGGCGCTGCTCGTCGGACTCGGGGCCATGCTCGGCAGGCTGATCGAGCACTCCGGTGGCGCGCACGCGCTCGCCGACAGGTTCGTACGGGTCTTCGGCGAGAAGCGTGCGCCGTTCGCCCTCGGTGTGGCGTCGCTGATCCTCGGGTTCCCGATGTTCTTCGATGCCGGTCTGATCATGATGCTGCCGATCATCTTCGCCGTGGCGCGACGCGTGTCGGGAAACAACGTGCTGCTCTACGGCTTCCCCGCCGCCGCCGCCTTCTCGGTGATGCACGTCTTCCTGCCTCCGCACCCGGGCCCGGTCACCGCGTCGGCGGCCTACGAGGCGAACATCGGCCTGGTGCTGCTGGTCGGCCTCGTCGTGGCGCTTCCGGTCTGGTACCTCTCGGGCTACCTGTGGGGCAAGTTCGTCGGCAGTCGCTGGATCCTGCCGGTGCCGTCGCTGTTCGGCAGCGAGGACAGGGATCAGCCCTCGAACCCGCCGAAGGTGTCGACGATCATCATGCTGCTGCTGCTGCCGATGCTTCTCATCTTCCTCAACACGGGGCTCACCACGCTCGGCAGCGCGGGCGTGATCGACTCCACCGAGCTCTGGGCGCAGTCGCTCATCTTCATCGGTCAGTCGCCCGTCGCACTGACCATCACCGTGCTCGTCGCGCTCGTGGCGCTCGGCTGGCGACGCGGCGAACACGGCACCGCCCTGGAGAAGATCGTCGACTCGTCGCTCGGGCCGATCTGCTCCGTAGTGCTGATCACCGGAGCCGGCGGGATGTTCGGCGGGGTGCTGCGCTCGTCAGGCATCGGCGAGGCGCTCTCCGACACGCTGAGCGGCGTGGGCCTGCCCGTCATCGTCGCGGCGTACCTCATCGCCGTCGTGCTGCGCGTCGCGCAGGGCTCCGCAACCGTCGCCCTGGTCACCGCGGCGGGCCTCATCGCTCCCGCCGTGCTCGGCGGTGACTTCAACCCCCTCGAGGTGGTCGCCATCACCCTGGCCACGGCTGCCGGCTCGGTGTTCGCCAGCCACGTGAACGACTCCGGGTTCTGGCTGGTGGGACGCCTGATGGGGATGGACGTCAAGACCACGCTGAAGACGTGGACGGTGCAGCAGACCATCCAGTCGGTTCTCGCGTTCGCGGTCGTGCTGGTGGTCTACCTGCTCGCGTCGCTCTTCTGA
- a CDS encoding 50S ribosomal protein L25/general stress protein Ctc, producing MSDENKVVAETRTNFGKGFARRLRAAGKIPAVIYGHGTDPVHVALPGHQVSLIIRRANALLDLDIDGTSQLALVKDVQKDPVHQIIEHIDLLVVKKGEKVAIDLPVVVTGESFSGTIATLDAATLAVEAEATHIPENVEVSIEGLEEGAHITAADVKLPKGVTLVADPETLVVAISVPAAPVEDEASEAPAEGDAEAPAEEAAAE from the coding sequence ATGTCTGACGAGAACAAGGTCGTCGCCGAGACGCGCACCAACTTCGGCAAGGGCTTCGCCCGCCGCCTGCGCGCCGCCGGCAAGATCCCCGCCGTGATCTACGGTCACGGCACCGACCCCGTGCACGTCGCGCTGCCCGGCCACCAGGTGTCACTCATCATCCGCCGTGCCAACGCCCTGCTCGATCTCGACATCGACGGCACCTCGCAGCTCGCCCTCGTCAAGGACGTGCAGAAGGACCCGGTGCACCAGATCATCGAGCACATCGACCTGCTCGTCGTGAAGAAGGGTGAGAAGGTCGCCATCGACCTCCCCGTCGTCGTGACCGGCGAGTCGTTCTCGGGCACCATCGCCACCCTCGACGCCGCGACCCTGGCGGTCGAGGCCGAGGCGACGCACATCCCCGAGAACGTCGAGGTCTCGATCGAGGGCCTCGAGGAGGGCGCGCACATCACCGCCGCCGACGTGAAGCTGCCCAAGGGCGTCACGCTGGTCGCCGACCCCGAGACCCTCGTGGTCGCCATCTCCGTCCCGGCCGCTCCGGTCGAGGACGAGGCGTCCGAGGCTCCTGCCGAGGGCGACGCCGAAGCTCCGGCCGAGGAGGCCGCCGCGGAGTGA
- the pth gene encoding aminoacyl-tRNA hydrolase: MTTTWLIVGLGNPGPRYAATRHNIGQMVVDELADRRGERFREHKAGARVVETRVRPGGDRMVLAKPNSFMNTSGTPVAALARFYSVAPENVIVVHDELDIPFDSIRMKIGGGHGGHNGVRDIARTLTTPDFLRVRVGIGRPPGRQDPADWVLAVFGSVEQKTLPIFISDAADAVEQLVDEGLLAAQQRHHSR; this comes from the coding sequence ATGACCACCACCTGGCTGATCGTCGGCCTCGGCAACCCCGGACCCCGCTACGCCGCGACGCGCCACAACATCGGGCAGATGGTCGTCGACGAGCTCGCCGACCGTCGCGGCGAACGATTCCGCGAGCACAAGGCCGGCGCGCGAGTGGTCGAGACCCGCGTGCGCCCCGGTGGCGATCGCATGGTCCTGGCGAAGCCCAATTCGTTCATGAACACCTCCGGGACGCCGGTCGCCGCTCTGGCTCGGTTCTACTCGGTGGCGCCGGAGAACGTCATCGTCGTGCACGACGAACTCGACATCCCCTTCGACAGCATCCGCATGAAGATCGGCGGCGGCCACGGGGGGCACAACGGCGTCCGCGACATCGCTCGCACCCTCACGACGCCCGACTTCCTGCGCGTTCGAGTCGGCATCGGTCGTCCGCCGGGACGCCAGGACCCCGCGGACTGGGTGCTCGCGGTCTTCGGCTCGGTCGAGCAGAAGACGCTGCCGATCTTCATCTCCGACGCGGCGGATGCCGTGGAGCAGCTCGTCGACGAGGGTCTGCTGGCCGCGCAGCAGCGCCATCACTCGCGCTGA
- the trpS gene encoding tryptophan--tRNA ligase, with the protein MQPSADSLQAGNYIGALLQWRDMQSSYDAFFSVVDLHAITVPQNPDELREKTRRTAAQYIAAGIEPSKSTLYVQSHVRAHAELAWILSTITGFGEAGRMTQFKDKSQRYGQDSASVGLFTYPVLMAADILLYQSELVPVGDDQKQHVELTRDLAERFNSRFGTTFTVPTPVIQKDTARIYDLQNPTSKMSKSAESDAGVLWLLDDPSKSAKKIMRAVTDNEGSVRFDRENKPGVSNLLTIYAALTGRQVGSIEDEYAGRGYGDFKKGLAEVVVDEFGPVRERANALLDDPAELDRLLAVNAAKADEVADATLADVYDRVGLLRRV; encoded by the coding sequence ATGCAGCCCTCCGCCGACTCCCTCCAGGCCGGCAACTACATCGGGGCGCTTCTGCAGTGGCGTGACATGCAGAGCTCGTACGACGCCTTCTTCTCGGTGGTCGATCTGCACGCGATCACCGTGCCGCAGAACCCCGACGAGCTGCGCGAGAAGACGCGTCGCACCGCAGCGCAGTACATCGCCGCCGGCATCGAGCCGTCGAAGTCGACTCTGTACGTGCAGTCGCACGTGCGAGCCCACGCAGAGCTCGCCTGGATCCTCAGCACCATCACCGGCTTCGGTGAGGCGGGCCGGATGACCCAGTTCAAGGACAAGTCGCAGCGGTACGGACAGGATTCCGCCTCTGTCGGACTGTTCACCTACCCCGTGCTGATGGCCGCTGACATCCTGCTCTACCAGAGCGAGCTGGTGCCGGTCGGCGACGACCAGAAGCAGCACGTCGAGCTGACGCGCGACCTGGCCGAGCGGTTCAACAGCCGCTTCGGCACGACGTTCACCGTGCCCACCCCGGTGATCCAGAAGGACACCGCGCGCATCTACGACCTGCAGAACCCGACGTCGAAGATGTCGAAGTCGGCCGAGAGCGACGCGGGTGTGCTGTGGCTGCTCGACGACCCCTCGAAATCGGCGAAGAAGATCATGCGCGCCGTGACCGACAACGAGGGCTCGGTGCGCTTCGACCGCGAGAACAAGCCGGGCGTCTCGAACCTGCTCACCATCTACGCTGCGCTCACCGGACGCCAGGTGGGCTCGATCGAGGACGAGTACGCCGGTCGTGGCTACGGCGACTTCAAGAAGGGACTGGCCGAGGTCGTCGTCGACGAGTTCGGTCCCGTGCGCGAGCGCGCGAACGCCCTGCTCGACGACCCGGCCGAGCTCGACCGTCTGCTGGCTGTGAACGCCGCGAAGGCCGATGAGGTCGCGGATGCCACTCTCGCCGACGTGTACGACCGCGTCGGCCTGCTGCGGCGAGTCTGA
- a CDS encoding exodeoxyribonuclease III produces the protein MPHLRIASVNVNGVRAAVRNGMRAWLDQAEVDILTLQEVRADDEHLAAAFPDWQIVHDKATAKGRAGVAVLSRTPALASRTALGADDFDSAGRWIEADFQIGGAPLTVVSAYVHSGEADTPKQDEKWKFLDAMSVRMAQLGADEAHALVTGDLNVGHRPLDILNWKGNVKKSGFLARERAYFDRFLGAAGKTVVGQEGVGRGMVGQLSDTRSFASEAGGIGLGWVDVGRAHHGEVPGPYTWWSMRGKAFDNDSGWRIDYHLATPPLAARATGYAVARAATYTERWSDHAPVVVDYTC, from the coding sequence ATGCCCCACCTGCGTATCGCCTCTGTCAATGTCAACGGTGTCCGCGCCGCCGTCCGCAACGGCATGCGCGCGTGGCTCGACCAGGCCGAGGTCGACATCCTGACCCTGCAGGAGGTGCGTGCCGACGACGAGCACCTGGCGGCGGCCTTCCCCGATTGGCAGATCGTGCACGACAAGGCGACGGCGAAGGGTCGGGCAGGCGTGGCCGTCCTCAGCCGCACTCCCGCGCTCGCGTCCCGCACGGCGCTCGGCGCCGACGACTTCGATTCGGCCGGTCGCTGGATCGAGGCCGACTTCCAGATCGGCGGCGCACCGCTCACGGTCGTCAGCGCGTACGTGCATTCCGGCGAGGCCGACACCCCCAAACAGGACGAGAAGTGGAAGTTCCTCGACGCGATGAGCGTGCGCATGGCGCAGCTGGGCGCCGACGAGGCCCACGCGCTCGTCACGGGCGATCTCAACGTCGGCCACCGGCCACTCGACATCCTGAACTGGAAGGGCAACGTGAAGAAGTCGGGCTTCCTCGCGCGCGAGCGCGCCTACTTCGATCGCTTCCTCGGCGCCGCCGGCAAGACTGTCGTGGGCCAGGAGGGCGTCGGTCGCGGCATGGTGGGTCAGCTCAGCGACACCCGCTCGTTCGCGTCGGAGGCCGGCGGGATCGGGCTCGGCTGGGTCGATGTGGGCCGCGCACATCACGGCGAGGTGCCGGGGCCGTACACCTGGTGGTCGATGCGCGGCAAGGCTTTCGACAACGACAGCGGATGGCGCATCGACTACCACCTCGCCACGCCGCCCCTGGCGGCGCGTGCGACCGGGTACGCCGTCGCCAGGGCCGCGACCTACACGGAGCGCTGGAGCGATCACGCGCCCGTGGTCGTCGACTACACCTGCTGA
- a CDS encoding YihY/virulence factor BrkB family protein, which produces MFPVRVWRHFLRRNGFLLSAGMAYQALFALFALLYVAFAGAGVWVGGSDVAVDAMIRIVNSYIPGFIGADGIVAPEAVREVANSATGAFTLTGVIAAIVVVWTGIGAVTFTRRAVRGIFGLPFDTRSYVQLKLRDAAAALVFGMSLLLGAAISVGGVWALRTLLEMLGQEIPSAMGRTLVSISSVLVVIVIDVAAIAALVRFLTGTVIRWRRILPGSVLGGVAVAVLQLGAGLLAAHTPGNPLLATFAVMVGLLLWCRVIAAVILLAASWIALSADDRNEPLRDSGPLRPLRATAAPERRRGVRPRR; this is translated from the coding sequence ATGTTCCCCGTGCGCGTGTGGCGGCACTTCCTGCGCCGCAACGGGTTCCTGCTGTCGGCGGGCATGGCGTATCAGGCCCTGTTCGCGCTGTTCGCGCTGCTGTACGTCGCCTTCGCCGGCGCCGGCGTGTGGGTGGGCGGCAGCGACGTGGCGGTGGACGCGATGATCCGCATCGTGAACAGCTACATCCCCGGCTTCATCGGCGCCGACGGCATCGTCGCCCCCGAGGCGGTGCGCGAGGTCGCCAACTCCGCCACCGGAGCGTTCACCCTGACCGGGGTGATCGCCGCGATCGTGGTGGTGTGGACCGGGATCGGTGCGGTCACCTTCACCCGTCGCGCGGTGCGCGGCATATTCGGGCTGCCCTTCGACACCCGCAGCTACGTGCAGCTGAAGCTTCGCGACGCGGCAGCGGCTCTCGTGTTCGGGATGAGCCTGCTGCTCGGCGCCGCGATCAGCGTCGGCGGGGTCTGGGCGCTGCGAACGCTTCTCGAGATGCTCGGGCAGGAGATCCCCAGCGCCATGGGCCGCACCCTCGTGTCGATCTCGTCGGTGCTCGTCGTGATCGTGATCGACGTCGCGGCGATCGCCGCGCTGGTGCGCTTCCTCACCGGCACGGTCATCCGGTGGCGGCGGATCCTGCCGGGCTCCGTGCTCGGTGGCGTCGCTGTGGCGGTGCTGCAGCTCGGTGCCGGCCTGCTGGCCGCTCACACGCCCGGCAACCCGCTGCTGGCGACGTTCGCGGTGATGGTCGGGCTTCTGCTGTGGTGCCGCGTGATCGCCGCGGTGATCCTGCTCGCGGCGTCCTGGATCGCGCTGAGCGCCGACGACCGCAACGAGCCACTGCGCGACAGTGGGCCGCTGCGCCCGCTGCGGGCGACGGCCGCACCGGAGCGGCGGCGGGGCGTCCGACCCCGTCGTTAG